A portion of the Clostridium gelidum genome contains these proteins:
- a CDS encoding AAA family ATPase, with product MNKRFNTTGVCIPKMHYMVDIGDKINKISNMVHKGEYFVINRPRQYGKTTTMYMLEEHLKEEYLVFSISFEGIGDEIFRDEINFAHKFLKILSRAIRFSHKEMSEFILELAKETTDILDLSDAITEIVEKSEKEIIILIDEVDKSSNNQLFLNFLGMLRSKYLLRAQGKDFTFHSVILAGVYDVKNLKLKLRQDEEKKYNSPWNIAVNFNVDMSFSSVEIESMLKDYCLLENVEMNIREISEKLYYYTTGYPFLVSRICQIIDEEILLGENKRLWNEEDIIKAVKKLLIEKNTLFDDLIKNIENNTELGSYIFELMINGEDKTFNIHNPIIDLGVIFGYFRNIDGRVRIANGIYEQTLYNYYSSKLENKIDMTNYNFKDNFITKTGLDFEKVLLRFQQFMKEEYSNLDSKFIEREGRLLFLAFIKPIINGIGFDFKEVQISEEKRLDIVITYLKNKYLVELKIWRGEEYHQKGLKQLSDYLDNQELKVGYLLIYNFNKNKEYKNGKIMFEGKEIFIAWV from the coding sequence ATTAACAAGAGATTTAATACCACAGGAGTTTGTATACCTAAGATGCACTATATGGTTGATATTGGAGATAAAATTAATAAGATTTCAAATATGGTTCATAAGGGAGAGTATTTTGTTATAAACAGACCTAGACAATATGGTAAGACAACGACTATGTATATGTTAGAAGAACATTTAAAAGAAGAGTACTTAGTTTTCAGTATTAGTTTTGAAGGGATAGGCGATGAAATATTTAGGGATGAAATTAACTTTGCCCATAAATTTTTAAAAATATTAAGTAGAGCCATAAGATTTTCACATAAAGAAATGAGTGAATTTATTTTAGAGCTGGCGAAAGAAACTACAGATATTCTTGATTTATCTGATGCTATTACTGAAATAGTGGAAAAAAGTGAAAAAGAAATTATTATACTTATAGATGAAGTTGATAAAAGTTCAAATAATCAATTATTTTTAAATTTCTTGGGGATGCTTAGAAGTAAGTATTTACTAAGAGCACAAGGGAAGGACTTTACTTTTCATAGTGTTATATTAGCAGGAGTTTATGATGTTAAAAATTTAAAGCTTAAGCTTAGACAAGATGAAGAAAAAAAATATAATAGCCCTTGGAATATAGCAGTTAATTTTAATGTGGATATGAGTTTTTCAAGCGTTGAAATTGAAAGCATGTTAAAAGATTATTGTCTACTAGAAAATGTAGAGATGAATATTAGAGAAATCTCAGAAAAACTCTATTATTATACAACAGGATATCCTTTTTTAGTAAGCAGGATTTGTCAAATAATTGATGAAGAGATATTACTAGGAGAAAATAAAAGACTTTGGAATGAGGAGGATATTATAAAGGCAGTTAAAAAATTATTAATAGAAAAAAATACTCTTTTTGATGATTTGATAAAGAATATTGAAAATAATACTGAACTAGGAAGCTATATATTTGAGTTAATGATAAATGGAGAAGATAAGACTTTTAATATTCATAATCCTATTATAGATTTAGGAGTTATTTTTGGATATTTTAGAAATATTGACGGAAGAGTTAGAATAGCTAATGGAATTTATGAACAAACATTATATAATTATTATAGTTCAAAGCTTGAAAATAAAATTGATATGACTAATTATAATTTCAAGGACAATTTTATAACCAAAACAGGATTAGATTTTGAGAAAGTTCTTTTAAGATTTCAACAATTTATGAAAGAAGAATACAGCAATTTAGATTCTAAATTTATAGAGAGAGAAGGTAGATTATTATTTTTAGCATTCATAAAGCCAATTATAAATGGTATAGGATTTGACTTTAAAGAAGTACAAATTTCAGAAGAAAAAAGGCTAGATATAGTAATTACCTATCTTAAAAATAAATATTTAGTTGAGCTTAAGATATGGCGTGGAGAGGAATATCATCAAAAGGGATTAAAGCAATTAAGTGATTATTTAGATAATCAAGAATTAAAGGTGGGATATTTACTCATATATAATTTCAACAAAAATAAAGAATATAAGAATGGAAAGATAATGTTTGAAGGAAAAGAAATATTTATAGCTTGGGTTTGA
- a CDS encoding response regulator transcription factor, which yields MDKRARILVVEDENDINKLLCSIIKNKGYRTRAAFSGTEALMCAENEKWDMILLDLMIPGISGEEVILKVREITKVPIIVVSAKTSKKTKLELLEKGADDFICKPFDPDEVVARVNCNLRRYLEFSLDEEKKNNILSYKDINLNTESKVVKVGQTIITLTAREFSVLELLLTNPNKVYSKSNIFESIWGEEFLGDDNTVNVHMSRLRNKLSSANNNEEDYIETIWAMGYKLRK from the coding sequence ATGGATAAAAGAGCTAGGATTTTAGTAGTTGAAGATGAAAATGATATTAATAAATTACTTTGTAGTATTATTAAAAATAAGGGATATAGAACCAGAGCAGCTTTTTCAGGAACAGAAGCTTTGATGTGCGCGGAAAATGAAAAGTGGGATATGATTTTATTAGATTTGATGATTCCAGGGATTAGTGGAGAAGAAGTTATATTAAAAGTTAGAGAAATTACAAAGGTACCAATAATTGTAGTAAGTGCAAAAACATCTAAAAAGACTAAGCTGGAATTATTAGAAAAAGGGGCTGACGATTTTATTTGTAAGCCTTTTGATCCAGATGAAGTAGTTGCAAGAGTTAATTGTAATTTGAGAAGATATTTAGAATTTTCTCTAGATGAGGAGAAGAAAAATAATATTTTAAGTTATAAAGATATTAATTTAAATACAGAAAGTAAAGTAGTAAAAGTAGGACAAACTATAATTACGTTAACAGCAAGAGAATTTTCAGTATTAGAATTATTATTAACTAATCCCAATAAGGTATACAGTAAATCTAATATTTTTGAAAGTATATGGGGAGAAGAATTTCTAGGTGATGATAATACTGTAAATGTACATATGAGTAGATTGAGAAATAAACTATCAAGCGCCAATAATAATGAGGAAGATTATATAGAAACCATTTGGGCAATGGGGTATAAATTAAGAAAATAA
- a CDS encoding ABC transporter ATP-binding protein, protein MSEYVIKASNITKIYKKHKVLDDLSINIKKGDIYGFVGKNGAGKTTMIRVLTGLVIQNEGQVELFGCSEEKDIIKERSRIGALIEAPALYLNMTAKENLELIKIQRGIPGTKCIDETLRLVGLRDIKKKKTKNFSLGMKQRLGIAMALLSDPELLILDEPINGLDPIGIKEIRELLIKLNKERGTTIFISSHILSELTQICNRYGFINDGKLIEEITAGEFSDKCRSYLHLKISDSSDVSIILENELGIKDYEVFPDNILRVYDEFDGEKITLALAKHNIGVKEVMQMGESLEDYFTKLVGGADNE, encoded by the coding sequence ATGAGTGAATATGTAATTAAAGCTAGTAACATAACAAAGATATATAAAAAGCACAAGGTGTTAGATGATTTGTCTATTAATATTAAAAAAGGTGACATATATGGATTTGTAGGAAAAAATGGTGCTGGTAAAACAACTATGATAAGGGTACTTACAGGACTTGTTATACAGAATGAAGGACAAGTTGAATTATTTGGTTGTAGTGAAGAGAAAGACATTATAAAAGAAAGAAGTAGAATAGGTGCATTAATAGAAGCACCAGCGCTTTATCTTAATATGACTGCAAAGGAAAATCTTGAGCTTATAAAAATTCAAAGGGGTATTCCAGGAACTAAATGTATTGATGAAACATTAAGATTAGTAGGTCTTAGGGATATTAAAAAAAAGAAAACTAAGAATTTCTCACTAGGAATGAAACAAAGATTAGGAATTGCTATGGCGTTATTAAGCGATCCAGAACTTTTGATTTTAGATGAGCCTATAAATGGATTAGATCCAATTGGAATAAAAGAAATAAGAGAACTTTTAATTAAATTGAATAAAGAAAGAGGAACAACTATTTTTATATCAAGTCATATATTATCTGAACTTACTCAGATTTGTAATAGATATGGATTTATTAATGATGGGAAATTAATTGAAGAAATAACTGCAGGTGAATTTTCGGATAAATGTAGAAGTTATCTTCATTTAAAAATAAGTGATTCATCAGATGTTTCTATTATTTTAGAAAATGAACTTGGAATAAAAGATTATGAAGTTTTTCCAGATAATATTTTAAGAGTTTATGATGAATTTGATGGGGAAAAAATTACTCTAGCTCTAGCTAAACATAACATAGGTGTTAAAGAAGTAATGCAGATGGGTGAGTCACTAGAAGATTACTTCACTAAGTTAGTTGGAGGAGCTGACAATGAGTAA
- a CDS encoding ABC transporter permease, whose translation MSNLIRGESYKLRKSRYFVGMIFLSLVAAFFMMSYYDDNIHRLTGTNSEVASGMYSIYYPFTCIIFTSFIFSLFAGEFIAKDLKNNISKSFMYGYKRSKVILSKLIVFIIFSLFIELIYTVILVCYADKSYWFDYNIENILALIRIIGIGTLYNVATISIVAMIAVITKNNLVTVVSPIIFLLCCPILALQNYMSIIVACACPFVFGEAAIARFAPISDIIIGIVSSVLTIIITIGISLLYVKREDIK comes from the coding sequence ATGAGTAATTTAATTAGAGGGGAATCTTATAAATTAAGAAAAAGTAGGTATTTTGTTGGAATGATTTTCTTATCGTTAGTAGCTGCATTTTTTATGATGAGCTACTATGATGACAATATACATAGGTTAACAGGAACAAATTCTGAAGTTGCCTCTGGAATGTATTCAATATATTATCCATTTACATGCATTATATTTACAAGTTTTATATTTTCCTTATTTGCAGGAGAATTTATTGCTAAGGATTTAAAAAATAATATAAGTAAAAGTTTTATGTATGGATATAAGAGAAGTAAAGTTATATTAAGCAAGTTGATAGTGTTTATAATATTTTCTTTGTTTATAGAATTAATTTATACAGTGATTTTAGTTTGTTATGCTGATAAATCATATTGGTTTGATTATAATATTGAGAATATATTAGCTTTGATTAGGATAATTGGTATTGGAACATTGTATAATGTAGCAACAATATCTATAGTTGCTATGATTGCAGTAATTACAAAGAATAATTTGGTTACAGTTGTTTCACCAATCATATTTTTATTATGTTGTCCCATATTAGCTCTTCAAAATTACATGTCAATTATAGTTGCATGTGCATGTCCTTTTGTTTTTGGTGAAGCGGCGATAGCTAGATTTGCGCCAATCTCAGATATCATAATTGGAATAGTTTCATCAGTTTTAACCATTATCATAACAATTGGAATAAGTCTGTTATATGTAAAACGTGAAGATATTAAGTAA
- a CDS encoding ABC transporter permease, protein MSNLIRGEFYKLRKSKCLIGMIFLAICAGFLLIGEWENEGRRMFSGINGVNSISLAIGMIVICNFLFSILSVAFIVNDFKNGGISKSYSYGFRRSEVILSKLIVFMLFSLVLELIYTTILVIYVSYNYGFCEVFNFNTILYLIRVISVGGMYNLATISIITMIAIITKNNLCTFVSPIILLMTFSLACSSYPYISHAFLYLPYMTGIRAINIFSSEADIIRCIISSIVTFIITIGGSLLYIKYEDIK, encoded by the coding sequence ATGAGTAATTTAATTAGAGGAGAATTCTATAAATTAAGAAAAAGTAAATGTCTTATTGGAATGATATTTTTAGCAATATGTGCTGGATTTTTGTTAATAGGTGAATGGGAGAATGAGGGGCGAAGAATGTTCAGTGGAATAAATGGAGTAAATTCAATTTCATTAGCGATTGGAATGATTGTGATTTGCAATTTTCTTTTTTCTATATTAAGTGTAGCATTTATTGTTAATGATTTTAAGAATGGTGGTATAAGCAAAAGTTATAGTTATGGATTTAGAAGAAGTGAAGTAATATTAAGCAAATTAATAGTATTCATGTTATTTTCTTTAGTATTAGAACTAATTTATACAACGATTTTAGTTATATATGTTTCATATAATTATGGTTTCTGTGAAGTTTTCAATTTTAATACTATTTTATATTTAATAAGAGTAATTTCCGTTGGAGGAATGTATAATTTAGCAACTATATCTATAATTACAATGATTGCGATAATAACAAAAAATAATTTATGTACATTTGTTTCACCAATCATATTATTGATGACTTTCTCACTTGCATGTAGCTCATACCCATATATATCACATGCATTTTTGTATTTACCATATATGACTGGCATTCGTGCTATAAATATATTTTCATCTGAAGCAGATATTATAAGATGCATAATTTCATCTATTGTAACTTTCATTATAACAATTGGAGGAAGTTTGCTATATATAAAATATGAGGATATCAAGTGA
- a CDS encoding ABC transporter permease yields MSNLIRGEFYKLRKSKYFIGMIFLAMIVGVLFITLWEMDRETNLIYNNVRKNGAMSISYAYDRIAVGSFLFALLGGTFIIKDVNTGNLSKSFSYGYTRSKVILSKLIVFVIFSLFLELIYTAVLVIYVSKKHGFYENLNLNSILYLSAVIVSLILFSIATISIIGMVAILTSSVFITLVLPIIFWISIIFIYKNMGSHIFYILSSLPWLRPRGIFQSREENIISVISVVVTLAITIGGSLLYVKHKDIR; encoded by the coding sequence ATGAGTAATTTAATCAGAGGAGAATTTTATAAACTAAGAAAAAGCAAATATTTTATTGGAATGATATTTTTGGCAATGATAGTAGGAGTTTTATTTATAACACTATGGGAAATGGATAGGGAAACGAACCTGATATATAATAATGTTAGAAAAAATGGAGCAATGTCTATATCATATGCTTATGACCGCATTGCAGTAGGGAGTTTTCTATTTGCATTATTAGGAGGAACGTTTATAATCAAGGATGTTAATACTGGGAATTTAAGTAAGAGTTTTAGTTATGGATATACAAGAAGTAAAGTAATATTAAGTAAGTTAATAGTGTTTGTAATATTTTCCTTGTTTTTGGAATTAATTTATACAGCAGTTTTAGTTATATATGTTTCAAAGAAGCATGGATTTTATGAAAATTTAAATTTAAATTCCATATTGTATCTAAGTGCAGTAATTGTTAGCTTAATATTGTTTAGTATAGCCACAATAAGTATAATTGGTATGGTTGCTATATTAACAAGTAGCGTCTTTATTACATTAGTGTTACCAATTATATTTTGGATAAGTATAATATTTATTTATAAAAATATGGGTTCACATATTTTTTATATACTTTCTAGCCTGCCTTGGTTAAGACCTAGAGGAATATTTCAATCTAGGGAAGAGAATATAATAAGTGTAATATCTGTAGTTGTAACTCTTGCCATAACAATTGGAGGAAGTTTGCTATATGTAAAACATAAGGATATTAGATAA
- a CDS encoding sensor histidine kinase: protein MYLLVIILMIFIIIVSIIVFIKLHSYKKQIRDITAQIKEFKDRKTNKKINTQIADKDIEKLAYEINEYLELYKRNEQEKVAFENTLKQGIANMSHDLRTPLTSIIGYLKLLQNGEIDKEEALAILKNKANKLNILINDFFELASVESEDYELDMTRVNLTNIVRDEVLSLYEAFESKGFEPKINILDKPIFIMGDKDSLERIVDNLLTNTLKYAERDIKIDLEEVSGKAILTISNVCTTLGKEDAIHIFDRFYMADQVRKDQGVGLGLSIVKSLMEKMNGNIIAKLEEDELSIICEWKVIDK from the coding sequence ATGTATTTATTAGTTATTATATTAATGATTTTTATAATTATAGTTTCAATAATAGTGTTTATTAAATTACATTCATATAAGAAACAAATACGAGATATTACTGCTCAAATCAAAGAGTTCAAAGATAGAAAAACAAATAAAAAGATCAATACTCAAATAGCTGATAAAGATATAGAAAAATTAGCTTATGAGATTAATGAATACTTAGAACTTTATAAAAGAAATGAACAGGAAAAAGTAGCCTTTGAAAACACATTAAAACAAGGAATAGCTAATATGTCACATGACTTAAGGACACCACTTACATCAATAATAGGATATTTAAAGTTACTTCAAAATGGTGAGATAGATAAAGAAGAAGCATTAGCTATACTTAAAAATAAGGCTAACAAATTAAATATTCTTATAAATGATTTTTTTGAACTAGCTTCAGTAGAAAGTGAAGATTATGAATTAGACATGACGAGAGTAAATTTAACTAATATAGTACGTGATGAAGTTTTATCGCTTTATGAAGCTTTTGAAAGCAAAGGTTTTGAACCAAAGATAAATATTTTAGATAAGCCAATTTTTATAATGGGAGATAAAGATAGCTTAGAGAGAATAGTAGATAATTTACTTACTAATACATTAAAATATGCAGAAAGAGATATTAAAATAGACTTAGAAGAAGTAAGTGGCAAAGCAATTTTAACAATTTCAAATGTTTGTACAACTTTAGGAAAAGAAGATGCAATACATATTTTTGATAGATTCTACATGGCAGATCAAGTGAGAAAAGATCAGGGAGTAGGGCTTGGATTATCTATAGTTAAAAGCCTTATGGAGAAGATGAATGGAAATATAATAGCTAAACTTGAAGAAGATGAACTTTCTATAATATGCGAGTGGAAAGTCATAGATAAATAA
- a CDS encoding bacteriohemerythrin has product MYEMKEEYKIGVEQIDEQHKKLFELADKAYMLLKDDFTLDKYDKIVHIVEELKDYTVFHFKSEEEYMESINYKRLFTQKIEHEKFIKALEEVDMRHLDQNQDESLVKMLNFLNEWLTEHILGNDKLIGK; this is encoded by the coding sequence ATGTATGAAATGAAAGAAGAATATAAAATTGGAGTAGAACAAATTGATGAGCAACATAAGAAACTTTTTGAATTAGCTGATAAGGCATATATGTTATTGAAAGATGATTTTACTCTTGATAAGTATGACAAAATAGTACATATTGTAGAAGAATTGAAAGACTATACAGTTTTTCATTTTAAATCAGAAGAAGAATATATGGAAAGCATAAATTACAAAAGACTTTTCACTCAAAAAATAGAACATGAAAAGTTTATTAAAGCTCTTGAGGAAGTAGATATGAGACATCTTGATCAAAATCAAGATGAGAGTTTAGTTAAAATGTTAAACTTTTTAAATGAATGGTTAACAGAACATATATTAGGGAATGACAAACTTATAGGGAAATAA
- a CDS encoding methyl-accepting chemotaxis protein, with product MLNNLKVRTKLFLLILLMFIAITGIAVVNIQKQAEANRVSLEVLEKTVRQDYDEYIKSQVNSVITLLESIDKKYKNGEYTLEEAKKLSADLVRDLRYKDGGYFWIDTKEGQNVVLLGNKTEGTNRINAKDVNGYEMIKDIIKNGMQEGGGYTEYWFPKEGATEASPKRAYSKYYEPFDFVVGTGNYTDNIDQIIATQNEITTENFNKTKILMLIILAIDLILSIVATFVISKGIVKGLNTAIDHMKVIATGDFSVKLPEKYIKRKDDFGQLATSMEIMKSSIKSLIERIQSESKSIYTVIEDVDKHIFVLDKDIQHISQTTETLAASMEETAASSEEMSASSHEIEMAVRTIAQKSQEGSEAATKISDRADNTKEKVIEAKQKTNNIIVEVGKRLEKALEDAKVVEHIGVLSESIMEITSQTNLLALNAAIEAARAGEAGKGFSVVAEEIKKLAEQSKDTILQIQSVTNEVMGAVGNLSDSSSDLLNFVSNEVTADYEVFMDVGNKYSEDSEYVDGLMTDFSATTEELLSSIQSMTQVISELAKASSEGAIETAENAESAISIKTQSNEVSELIKKSKESTMNLETEVMKFSV from the coding sequence ATGTTAAATAATTTAAAAGTAAGGACAAAGCTTTTCTTATTAATTTTATTGATGTTTATTGCAATTACAGGAATTGCAGTAGTTAATATTCAAAAACAAGCAGAGGCAAATCGTGTTTCATTAGAGGTATTAGAAAAAACTGTTCGTCAAGATTATGATGAATACATTAAGAGTCAGGTAAATAGTGTGATTACATTGCTTGAGAGTATTGATAAGAAATATAAAAATGGAGAATATACTTTAGAAGAGGCAAAAAAACTTTCAGCAGATTTAGTACGTGATTTAAGATATAAAGATGGAGGTTACTTTTGGATTGATACAAAAGAAGGACAAAATGTAGTTCTATTAGGTAACAAAACAGAAGGGACAAACCGTATAAATGCAAAAGATGTTAATGGATATGAAATGATAAAAGATATTATTAAAAATGGTATGCAAGAAGGTGGGGGGTATACAGAATATTGGTTCCCTAAAGAAGGAGCAACAGAAGCGTCTCCAAAGAGAGCATATAGTAAGTATTATGAACCTTTCGATTTTGTAGTTGGAACTGGTAATTATACAGATAACATTGACCAGATTATAGCTACACAAAATGAGATTACAACAGAGAACTTCAATAAGACTAAAATATTAATGCTAATTATTTTAGCGATAGATCTTATTTTATCAATTGTAGCTACTTTTGTAATATCAAAAGGAATTGTGAAAGGCCTAAATACGGCTATTGACCATATGAAAGTAATTGCAACAGGAGATTTCTCGGTGAAATTACCTGAAAAATATATTAAGAGAAAAGATGATTTTGGTCAACTTGCCACATCGATGGAAATTATGAAATCATCAATTAAGTCTTTAATTGAAAGAATACAAAGTGAATCAAAATCCATATACACAGTTATTGAAGATGTTGATAAACATATTTTTGTATTGGATAAAGATATACAACATATTTCTCAAACCACAGAGACACTTGCAGCAAGTATGGAAGAAACGGCAGCTTCTTCAGAGGAAATGTCAGCTAGTTCTCATGAAATTGAAATGGCAGTTAGAACTATTGCTCAAAAGTCACAAGAGGGTTCAGAAGCAGCAACAAAAATTAGTGATAGAGCTGATAATACTAAAGAAAAAGTTATAGAAGCAAAACAAAAAACAAATAATATAATTGTTGAAGTAGGAAAACGACTAGAGAAGGCTTTAGAAGATGCAAAAGTGGTTGAACATATTGGTGTTTTATCGGAATCAATTATGGAGATTACATCTCAAACAAATTTACTTGCACTAAATGCAGCTATTGAAGCAGCTAGAGCTGGGGAGGCTGGAAAAGGTTTTTCAGTTGTAGCAGAGGAAATTAAAAAACTTGCAGAACAATCTAAAGATACTATTCTCCAAATACAATCAGTAACTAATGAAGTTATGGGGGCTGTTGGAAATCTTTCAGACAGTTCAAGTGATTTATTAAACTTTGTTTCTAATGAAGTAACAGCAGATTACGAAGTGTTTATGGATGTAGGAAACAAGTATAGTGAAGATTCAGAATATGTAGATGGATTAATGACTGATTTTAGTGCAACAACAGAGGAGCTTCTATCATCTATACAAAGTATGACTCAAGTGATTTCAGAATTAGCAAAAGCTTCTAGTGAAGGCGCAATAGAAACAGCAGAAAATGCTGAAAGTGCTATAAGTATAAAGACGCAGTCTAATGAAGTATCAGAATTAATCAAGAAATCTAAAGAAAGTACTATGAATTTAGAAACAGAAGTAATGAAATTCAGTGTATAG
- a CDS encoding ABC transporter ATP-binding protein, protein MAKVILNHLNKRYDNDYKAANDINLNIEDGDFVVLVGPSGCGKSTTLRMIAGLEEITSGELYIGERLVNKVEPVERDIAMVFQNYALYPHFSVYENMAFALRIKKMNKKEIDNKIRETAKTLELQDLLNRKPKELSGGQRQRVALGRAIVREPKVFLMDEPLSNLDAKLRVSMRSEIIKLHQRLKTTFIYVTHDQTEAMTMGSKIVVMNKGEIQQVADPVTIYEKPSNKFVASFIGSPQMNFLNATVDRIDDNLYIENDYFKYDIKHKELRTILEEKYCRSEVTIGIRPEDIEVVEEEKREFNESFNIEEKENNDENNNFPDNEALRLVGKTDVAVAEIEFVEILGSETYIHFKINNSNMICKVNGIFRGKEGQVIRVRFNFKKSHFFDKDSEIRIY, encoded by the coding sequence ATGGCAAAAGTTATTTTGAACCATTTAAATAAAAGGTATGACAATGATTATAAGGCTGCTAATGATATTAATTTAAATATTGAGGATGGAGACTTTGTGGTTTTAGTTGGACCGTCTGGATGTGGCAAGTCTACAACATTAAGAATGATTGCGGGACTTGAAGAAATTACATCAGGTGAATTATATATTGGGGAAAGATTAGTAAATAAAGTTGAACCAGTGGAGAGGGATATAGCTATGGTTTTTCAAAACTATGCTTTATATCCACATTTTTCGGTTTATGAAAATATGGCATTTGCACTTAGAATAAAAAAAATGAATAAGAAAGAAATAGATAATAAAATACGGGAGACAGCCAAAACATTAGAACTTCAAGACTTATTAAATAGAAAACCAAAGGAATTATCGGGTGGGCAAAGACAAAGGGTTGCGCTTGGACGTGCAATTGTTAGAGAGCCTAAAGTGTTTTTAATGGATGAACCTCTTTCAAATTTAGATGCGAAACTTAGAGTGTCTATGAGGAGTGAAATAATTAAACTTCATCAAAGACTTAAGACAACGTTCATTTATGTAACACATGATCAAACAGAAGCGATGACCATGGGAAGTAAAATTGTTGTAATGAATAAGGGCGAAATTCAACAAGTTGCAGATCCAGTTACAATATATGAAAAACCAAGTAACAAATTTGTAGCTAGTTTTATTGGTTCTCCACAAATGAATTTCTTAAATGCGACAGTTGATAGAATTGATGATAATTTATACATTGAAAATGATTATTTTAAATATGATATCAAGCATAAGGAATTAAGAACTATTCTTGAAGAGAAGTATTGTAGGAGTGAAGTGACAATTGGCATAAGACCTGAGGATATTGAAGTGGTTGAAGAAGAGAAGAGAGAATTTAATGAGAGCTTTAATATAGAAGAGAAAGAAAATAACGATGAAAATAATAATTTTCCGGATAATGAAGCATTAAGGTTAGTGGGTAAAACTGATGTTGCAGTTGCGGAAATAGAGTTTGTTGAAATTTTAGGTTCAGAAACTTACATACATTTTAAAATAAATAATAGCAATATGATTTGTAAGGTTAATGGAATTTTTAGAGGAAAAGAAGGACAAGTTATAAGAGTTAGGTTTAATTTTAAAAAGTCACATTTCTTTGATAAAGATAGTGAAATTAGAATTTATTAG
- a CDS encoding carbohydrate ABC transporter permease: MKSILNKIEPYLYLVPCLLGFWIFMFFPFMKTIFLSFNITNANGDAVEFVGFDNYKELFLSPDFMNSIIVTLKFVLITAIPAIVIGLFLAVLANKKLKGSKLYEVMFAMPMAVSSAAAAIIWMLLLHPSIGIINYILKAQIGWLTDEKIALYSVAFVTVWLNLGLNFIFILTGLKNIPDELNESAQIDGARSGRKFFRLTLPLISPTLFFVVFINMINAFQSFGQIKLLTQGGPANSTNVIVHEIYREAFFNNRFETACAESIILFFIILIITLIQLKFEKKGVHYS; encoded by the coding sequence ATGAAAAGTATATTAAATAAGATAGAGCCGTATCTCTATTTAGTCCCTTGTCTATTAGGCTTTTGGATATTTATGTTTTTTCCATTTATGAAAACTATTTTCTTAAGTTTCAATATAACAAATGCTAATGGGGATGCTGTGGAATTTGTTGGGTTTGACAATTATAAAGAATTATTTTTATCTCCAGACTTTATGAACAGTATTATTGTGACTTTAAAGTTTGTTTTGATAACAGCCATACCAGCAATAGTTATTGGACTTTTTCTTGCAGTTCTTGCAAATAAAAAGCTTAAGGGAAGTAAACTATATGAAGTTATGTTTGCAATGCCTATGGCAGTGTCTTCAGCAGCCGCTGCAATAATTTGGATGTTATTATTACATCCATCTATTGGAATTATAAATTATATATTGAAAGCACAAATTGGGTGGTTAACAGATGAAAAAATAGCCTTGTATTCCGTAGCGTTTGTTACTGTATGGCTTAATCTCGGGCTTAATTTTATATTTATTTTAACAGGACTAAAGAATATTCCTGATGAACTAAATGAAAGTGCTCAAATTGATGGAGCCAGAAGTGGAAGAAAATTCTTTAGATTAACGTTACCATTAATTTCACCAACATTGTTCTTTGTTGTATTTATAAATATGATTAATGCGTTTCAATCTTTTGGACAAATAAAACTATTAACTCAAGGTGGACCAGCTAATTCTACAAATGTAATAGTTCATGAAATATATAGAGAAGCATTTTTCAATAATAGATTTGAAACTGCATGTGCTGAATCAATAATATTATTTTTTATAATTCTAATAATAACATTAATTCAGCTAAAATTTGAAAAGAAGGGGGTTCATTATTCATAA